CGACCATCCAGTGGGTGGCCGACGATGATCCCTGCGCCGGCTGGGTCGTGCTGCAGGGCGAGCAGTGGCAAGTCCACGCCAATCGCCCGCTGCACTGCGGCCAGCGGGTGCGGGTGATGGCGCGTAACGGCCTGAGCCTGGAGGTGGCGGCCAACGACGATTCAGGAGGTGTGTGATGGGCTTTCCCTTCGGACTCTTGGTGGCGCTGATCCTGCTGCTGTTCCTGGTGCTCAGCGCGTTGCGAATCCTGCGTGAGTACGAGCGCGGGGTGGTGTTCCAGCTCGGCCGCTTCTGGAAGGTGAAGGGGCCGGGGTTGGTGCTGGTGATCCCGGTGGTGCAGCAGATGGTCCGGGTCGACCTGCGTACCGTGGTACTCGACGTACCGCCGCAGGACGTGATCTCCCGCGACAACGTCTCGGTGAAGGTCAACGCGGTGGTGTACTTTCGCGTGCTCGATCCGCAGAGGGCGATCATCCAGGTGGAGAACTTCCTCGCCGCGACCAGCCAGTTGGCGCAGACCACCCTGCGCGCGGTGCTGGGCAAGCACGAGCTGGACGAGATGCTGGCCGAGCGCGAGCGGCTCAACATGGATATCCAGAAGGTCCTCGATGCGCAGACCGATGCCTGGGGCATCAAGGTGGCCAACGTCGAGATCAAGCACGTCGACCTCAACGAGTCGATGATCCGCGCCATCGCGCGCCAGGCCGAGGCGGAGCGGGAGCGGCGGGCCAAGGTCATCCATGCCGAGGGCGAGCTGCAGGCTTCCGAGAAGCTGATGCAGGCCGCCGAGATGCTCAGCCGCCAGTCCGGGGCCATGCAGTTGCGCTACATGCAGACGCTGGGCTCGATCGCCGGCGACAAGAACTCCACCATCGTCTTCCCCATGCCCATCGAACTGTTCCAGGGGTTGCTGGAGCCCGGCGGCAAGTCCGCCAAGCCTGACTGAAGACAAGGTCTGCCAGAGCATCAGCGTCTATAGTTGCGGGCTCATGCACTGACGCGTCCATTCCAGGACGAGATGGACGCCCTGGGGGAATGATGAACTCTACCCTGCTGACGGCCATGACCCTGGCCGTTACCGCTGGCCTGGTCGGTTGCGCGGGCACGCCTCAGATGAGCTGGTCGCGCGTGGGCGACTCCGCGCAGCGCGCGGTGGTCAGCCCGGACGTCTGGGCCCCGGTGGCCGGCGCGGCGGTGATCGCCGCCGGCAACTGGGACCACAAGTGGCAGCGCTCAGCGAGCGACCACGACTGGTTGTTCGGCGGCGATGCCAACCAGGCCGCCGACAGTATGCTCAACCTCGCCACCGGCCTGAGCGTGGTCAGCGCACTGGTCGCCGCGCCCAAGGAGGCGGATACCGAGGAGAAATGGAGCTGGCGCGGGCGCAACCTGGCGCTGCTGGCGGCGGACCGCTACGCCGTGACCGGATTCGTCGAGGAGGCCAAGGAGTGGTCCGGGCGCGAGCGGCCCGATGGGATTCCCGACGATTCCTTCCCGTCCAAGCACACCGCCGTCACCGCCGTGCACACCAGCTTCACCCGGCGCAACCTGGACTACATCGACATGGATCCGACCCTGCGCTACACCGCCAAGGCCGGGCTCTACACCCTCGACGGACTGACTGCGCTGGCGCGGGTCGAGGGCGACAAGCACTATCCCACGGACGTGCTGGTGGGCATGGCGGTGGGTAACTTCTTCGCCAATTTCACCTACAACCTGTTCCTCGAAGGGCCCGAGCGCGACCGTTACAACCTCACGGTGATCCCCGAGACCGGCGGCGGCATGAGCCTGCGCGCGGCTATGCTGTTCTGACCGGGTTGGCGCTCCAGCGGGGGCTGCGGCTAGTCTTGCCTGATTCTTTCCCCGAATGAGAGCGTCGATGCCGCTGCGCCTGCTGCTGTTGCTGTTGTGTCTCGTCAGTGCCGCGCCGCGCGCCGATGATGTGCTGCGCGTTGCCGCCGACCGCTGGCCGCCCTATGCGGACATCCGGCTACCCGACGGCGGCGTGGCGGTGCATCTGGTGCGCGCGGCCCTGCAGCGTGCCGGCTACGCCAGCGAGTACGTCGAGGTGCCCTGGCCGCGCGTGCTGCATGGCGTGCGCGGCGGCGAGTACGACCTGGTGGTGGATGCCTGGTACAGCCCGGAGCGGGAGGCATTCGGCGTCTTCTCCGAGTCCTACCTGAGCAACCGCGTGCGCCTGCTCAAGCGACGCGGCTCGCCGATCACCTTCGCCCACCTCGCCGACCTGTACCCTTACCGGATCGCCGTGGTGCGGGGCTACAGCTATTCCCCCGAGTTCGACAGCGACCCGAAATTGCGGCGGGTGCCGGTGCTCAGCTTCGCCAACGCCGCGCTGATGTTGCAGGCGGGGCGGGTGGACCTGACGCTGGAGGACGAGATCACCGCTCGCCACCAGTTCGCCGGGGAACTGGCGGCGGTCAGGGGCGAGCTGGAGTTCCTGCCGGTACCGCTGGCGGAAAAGGGGCTGCACATCCTGGTCAGCCTGCGCAATCCGAAGCACGCGCAGATCGTCGCGGCGTTCAACGAGGCCATTCGCGCGATGCGGGCGGATGGCAGTTATGACGCGTTGATGCGGGAGCATGGGTTGTAACGGACAGTCGGGCTGGGGCTTGCCGGGATGGCTTTTCGTAGGAGCGAGCTTGCTCGCGAATGATCTCTCCCGGCGGCAGCGGTGCCGTGCGGTTCGCGAGCAAGCTCGCTCCTACAGAGAAGGAGTGCTCAGGCCGTCTCGGTCTGCTCCGTACCGATCTCCTTCTTCAGCAGATGCGCCGCCAAGGTGCGCAGCGGCGTGAGCTGGCGGCAGATCAGCGCCAGCTGGGTCTGTACCAGGCGGTGCGCGTCGTCCTGCTCTTCGGGGAGTTCTTCCAGGCGCCGGGCCAGGGCGTCTTCCTCGTCGCTGTAGATCGCCACCGGGCGCCGTTCGGTGAGGCGCGTGGCGATGTCGTCGAGGCTGGCGGTGAGGCGCTCGGCGGCTTCGCCGATCAGCGTGTCGCTCGGCGCCGTGGGCAGGCGATCGCGGTGCGCGCCGAGGGCGGAGAGGTAGCTGAGCAGGGTGTGGGACAGCACCAGGAAGCGGAAGCCGATCTCCGCGTCCTTCCGGAAGTGGCCGGGCTCCAGCAGCATGTTCGACAACGTGGTCGAGAGCGTCGCGTCGGCGTTGTGCGCGTTGCGCCGGGCGGTGCGGTAGGCGAGGTCGTCGCGCTTGCCGTTGGCGTACTGCTGCATGATCTCGCGCAGGTAACGGCTGTTGCAGGCCAGGGTGCCGCCGACCAGGCGGTGCAGGCTGCGCCCGTGCCAGTCGGGCAGCACCAGGAACACCGCGACGCCGGCGATCAGTGCGCCGAGCAGGGTGTCGAACAGGCGCGGCAGGATCAGCCCGTAGCCGTCGCCCACCTGGTTGAAGCAGAACAGCACCAGCAGGGTGATCGCCGCCGTCGCCAGGGTGTAGCGGGTGCTGCGGGTGGCGAAGAAGGCGACCCCGGCGACCACCGCCAGCAGCGACTGGATCAGCGGGTTGGGGAACAGGTCGATCAGCGCCCAGCCGGCCACCAGTCCGACCAGCGTGCCGAGGATCCGCTGCACCAGGCGGATGCGCGTGGCGCCGTAGTTCGGCTGGCAGACGAACACCGT
This Pseudomonas sp. ATCC 13867 DNA region includes the following protein-coding sequences:
- a CDS encoding slipin family protein, with the translated sequence MGFPFGLLVALILLLFLVLSALRILREYERGVVFQLGRFWKVKGPGLVLVIPVVQQMVRVDLRTVVLDVPPQDVISRDNVSVKVNAVVYFRVLDPQRAIIQVENFLAATSQLAQTTLRAVLGKHELDEMLAERERLNMDIQKVLDAQTDAWGIKVANVEIKHVDLNESMIRAIARQAEAERERRAKVIHAEGELQASEKLMQAAEMLSRQSGAMQLRYMQTLGSIAGDKNSTIVFPMPIELFQGLLEPGGKSAKPD
- a CDS encoding phosphatase PAP2 family protein, with translation MMNSTLLTAMTLAVTAGLVGCAGTPQMSWSRVGDSAQRAVVSPDVWAPVAGAAVIAAGNWDHKWQRSASDHDWLFGGDANQAADSMLNLATGLSVVSALVAAPKEADTEEKWSWRGRNLALLAADRYAVTGFVEEAKEWSGRERPDGIPDDSFPSKHTAVTAVHTSFTRRNLDYIDMDPTLRYTAKAGLYTLDGLTALARVEGDKHYPTDVLVGMAVGNFFANFTYNLFLEGPERDRYNLTVIPETGGGMSLRAAMLF
- a CDS encoding substrate-binding periplasmic protein: MPLRLLLLLLCLVSAAPRADDVLRVAADRWPPYADIRLPDGGVAVHLVRAALQRAGYASEYVEVPWPRVLHGVRGGEYDLVVDAWYSPEREAFGVFSESYLSNRVRLLKRRGSPITFAHLADLYPYRIAVVRGYSYSPEFDSDPKLRRVPVLSFANAALMLQAGRVDLTLEDEITARHQFAGELAAVRGELEFLPVPLAEKGLHILVSLRNPKHAQIVAAFNEAIRAMRADGSYDALMREHGL